The following coding sequences lie in one Acipenser ruthenus chromosome 47, fAciRut3.2 maternal haplotype, whole genome shotgun sequence genomic window:
- the LOC117966373 gene encoding arrestin domain-containing protein 2-like isoform X1, whose product MLSELVLFKTWKHQSPQPSRALPLSPRPLKMFISQQQSHAACDCLACISSAPPPDVVFKALGEVLVCTLIVLFWNLKVKLVSTCTQNQREPRALPATGPKMIFDKVKKFDIVFDSIEVDSPPVFSSADVVSGKVVLELGTASKVESLKLHAEGFAKVHWTESRSAGSSTAYTQNYCDEVEYLDRRETLMQADNGELTVLQAGKHEFPFSFQLPEETLVTSFEGKHGSIRYWVKAKLHRPWNTVKKIKKEFTVIEPIDINTPALLASQAGTKDKMARMWYRNLGQVSLTAKIDRKGYTPGEVIPIFAEFDNSTHRSVVPKAYITQTQTFIARGTMKQKKSIVATLSGDAVGARKRETWHGRAIKIPPVGPSILQCRIIRVEYMLRVCVDVPGTSKLSLELPLVMGTIPLHPFGSRTSSVSSQYSVNLEWLRMAIPEQPEPPPDYCAIVSDEEAERNMSPPLIEEDFTGVLQRPFFAYVQEFRYRPPPFYSEVDPHPQTPNMRRRCMTC is encoded by the exons ATGCTCAGTGAGCTTGTTTTGTTCAAAACCTGGAAGCATCAATCACCTCAGCCCAGCCGAGCCCTGCCGCTGTCGCCACGCCCTCTCAAGATGTTTATTAGCCAGCAACAATCTCATGCTGCCTGCGATTGCCTTGCATGTATTAGCAGCGCTCCGCCTCCTGACGTCGTGTTCAAAGCACTTGGGGAAGTCCTCGTCTGCACTTTGATAGTCTTGTTTTGGAACTTGAAAGTGAAGTTAGTCTCGACTTGCACACAGAACCAAAGAGAACCACGCGCGCTACCTGCTACTGGCCCAAAGATGATTTTCGACAAAGTAAAGAAGTTCGACATTGTGTTCGACTCCATCGAAGTCGACTCACCTCCCGTGTTCAGCAGCGCCGACGTTGTGTCCGGGAAAGTGGTGCTGGAGCTGGGCACCGCATCCAAAGTGGAGTCGCTAAAACTGCACGCTGAAGGGTTCGCTAAGGTCCACTGGACCGAATCTCGGAGTGCGGGCTCCAGCACCGCTTACACACAGAATTACTGCGACGAGGTGGAGTACCTGGACCGGCGAGAAACGCTCATGCAAGCAG ATAACGGGGAGCTCACCGTTCTGCAGGCTGGAAAGCATGAATTTCCCTTCAGCTTCCAGCTTCCTGAAGA AACTCTGGTGACCTCCTTTGAGGGAAAGCATGGCAGCATCCGATACTGGGTTAAAGCAAAGCTGCACAGACCCTGGAACactgtgaagaaaataaaaaaggagttCACCGTGATCGAGCCCATTGATATCAACACGCCAGCATTACTA GCATCTCAAGCTGGCACCAAAGACAAAATGGCGCGGATGTGGTACCGTAACCTCGGGCAAGTTTCCCTGACCGCCAAGATCGACAGAAAGGGCTACACACCGG GTGAAGTGATCCCAATCTTCGCGGAATTTGACAACTCCACCCATCGCTCCGTGGTCCCGAAGGCTTATATCACTCAGACTCAGACCTTCATCGCCCGTGGCACCATGAAGCAGAAGAAATCGATCGTGGCCACCCTGAGTGGCGACGCGGTCGGGGCACGGAAACGGGAGACCTGGCACGGGCGAGCCATCAAGATCCCTCCCGTGGGGCCGTCCATCCTGCAGTGTCGCATCATCCGCGTGGAGTACATGCTGCGG GTGTGCGTGGATGTCCCTGGAACCTCCAAGCTGTCCCTGGAGCTGCCCTTGGTCATGGGCACCATCCCACTGCACCCCTTCGGCAGCCGCACCTCCAGCGTGAGCAGCCAGTACAGCGTGAACCTGGAGTGGCTCCGCATGGCCATCCCCGAGCAGCCCGAGC CTCCGCCAGATTACTGCGCCATTGTCTCCGACGAGGAAGCAGAGCGCAACATGTCCCCACCTCTGATCGAGGAAGACTTCACGGGGGTCCTGCAGCGCCCCTTCTTTGCCTACGTGCAGGAGTTCCGTTACCGCCCCCCTCCCTTCTACTCTGAG GTTGACCCCCATCCTCAGACCCCCAACATGAGAAGACGCTGCATGACATGTTGA